A segment of the Rhizobium sp. ZPR4 genome:
CGATTGCTTCCGATCGCAGCCTGTTCAAGACACCCTTCGTCGATCTTGCCCTTGTTCCCGAGGCTGCCTCAAGCCTGCTTGCCCCACGCGTGATGGGCCATCAACGCGCCTTCGCCCTGCTTGCCCTCGGCGAAGGCCTTTCCGCTGCCGAAGCCAAGGAAACCGGCCTAATCTGGAAAGTGGTTGCGCCGGAAGCCGTAGAGGCTGAAACACTGTCGCTGGCTGCAAAGCTCGCCGCCAAGCCGCCCGAGGCCCTTCGCATTGCACGCGATCTGATGCGCGGCTCCCCGGATGCCGTCCTCGACCGCATCCACAAAGAAGCCGAGCATTTTGCCGCCCAGCTGAAAACCGCCGAGGCTCGAGCCGCCTTCGAAGCCTTTATGAAGCGGTAAAACCCCAACCCGCCCTCGTGGTTCGAGACGGCCTTGCAGGCCTCCTCACCATGAGGGCTAACCTCTGGCGTATCTCGATCGTGAGCCACTCCGCCCTCATGGTGAGGTGCGAAGCCCTAAGGGCACAGCCTCGAACCACGAGGGTCGGCCACGGAACCGGCGGTCAGAAGAACTACTTCTCCAGCGCCGCGACCACCTCGACATGCGAGGTCCACAGGAACTGGTCGATCGGCGTCACCCGCGTAATGCGATAGCCGCCCTCGACCAGAGTAGCGAGATCGCGGGCGAGCGTCAGCGGGTTGCACGAGACGGCGACGATCTTCTTGACCTGGGATCGGGCCAGTTCCTTGCTCTGGAATTCCGCACCGGCGCGCGGCGGGTCGAAGACGACGGCGTCGTAGACCTTCAGTTCCTGCATCATCAGCGGCCGGCGGAAGAGATCGCGGCGTTCGATGCTGACAGGTTTCAGTCCCTGCGTGTTGCGGGCGGCGTGATCCAATGCCGCGAGCGGCTTGTCTTCGCTTTCGACCGCATGCACGCGCCCGATCCGCGCCAGGCGAAGCGAGAAGGTGCCGCTGCCGGCAAAGAGATCGGCAATGCGCTTCGCCTTGCCGACATGGCCGGCCACCAGCTCGGCCATGGCATCTTCAGCCTGTTTGGTCGCCTGCGTGAAGGCGCCCGGCGGCGGTGCAACCTGAACGCCGCCGAAATCGATGATCGGCTTTGCGGGTTCCACCAGGATCTCGCCGTTCAGCGAGACGCGGGCGATGCCGCGAAGCGATAGCACGGTTTCGATCGTGCTGCGGCGCTGCTTGTCCGAAAGCGACTTGATGCCGTCGACGGCAAGATCGAGGCCGGTCTGTGTCTCCAGCACCGAGATGCGGAACGCTTCGGCATTGATGGCCGTTGCCGCGGCAATCGTCTTGATTGCCGGCAAACGCGCCATGATGCCGGCCGAGGCGATGGGACATTCCTCGATGGCGACGATATGATGGCTTTCGGCCTGGTTGAAGCCGATCAGCATATCCTTTTCGGTCTTGCGCGCGGCGAAGACCACCCTGCGCCGCTCGCCCGGATGCGCGGCGACGATATCGTCAACCTCGGGCGTCAGGCCCTTGGAGCGCAAGGCATCGATGACCAGCTGGCGCTTGAAGGCGCGATAGGGTGCATCGGCATAATGCTGCAAGGTACAGCCGCCGCAGGCGCCGTTGAGCCCGTGCGGACCGAAGTGTCGACAGTGCGGCTCCTGCCGGTCCGGCGAG
Coding sequences within it:
- a CDS encoding crotonase/enoyl-CoA hydratase family protein, whose protein sequence is MTDHILIERPETAPQVQIIRFNRPEKKNAITRAMYQTMTDAVKAAEASPDIRVHVFLGTEGCFSAGNDLADFLAFAMSGNMGREVIDFLVALASTKKPVVSGVDGLAIGIGTTIHLHCDLTIASDRSLFKTPFVDLALVPEAASSLLAPRVMGHQRAFALLALGEGLSAAEAKETGLIWKVVAPEAVEAETLSLAAKLAAKPPEALRIARDLMRGSPDAVLDRIHKEAEHFAAQLKTAEARAAFEAFMKR
- a CDS encoding class I SAM-dependent RNA methyltransferase, coding for MSTETVTIQKLGAQGDGIAQGTDGPIYVPFTLPGESVAIARVKSQGTLMSIASASPDRQEPHCRHFGPHGLNGACGGCTLQHYADAPYRAFKRQLVIDALRSKGLTPEVDDIVAAHPGERRRVVFAARKTEKDMLIGFNQAESHHIVAIEECPIASAGIMARLPAIKTIAAATAINAEAFRISVLETQTGLDLAVDGIKSLSDKQRRSTIETVLSLRGIARVSLNGEILVEPAKPIIDFGGVQVAPPPGAFTQATKQAEDAMAELVAGHVGKAKRIADLFAGSGTFSLRLARIGRVHAVESEDKPLAALDHAARNTQGLKPVSIERRDLFRRPLMMQELKVYDAVVFDPPRAGAEFQSKELARSQVKKIVAVSCNPLTLARDLATLVEGGYRITRVTPIDQFLWTSHVEVVAALEK